The following coding sequences are from one Scomber japonicus isolate fScoJap1 chromosome 3, fScoJap1.pri, whole genome shotgun sequence window:
- the ccdc174 gene encoding coiled-coil domain-containing protein 174 → MDKKKKPFDVTASSLVDLKAELYRKQEQFKQEKLGRETAGAGLKPKVKKPNVWSQQNAGVSARAEKDAEQLSEEQKSIDTARRRLEEKAKLYEQMTKGDFPDEETEGLFLVDFTQKIIDKKREAVAQKEMERVDEDEERSSSSSVPAPQTPDEEWVDFVDSLGRSRRCMKKDLPDFKKMDQDFKGKGKASAEKTLLSEDMRRELQRQEWEREEEEAMKKPVGPIHYEDIRGQEARELGVGYYAFAQDEEQRRKQRDTLDMLRDQTTDQRNKRERLKEKRQAILQARLAKVRQRKMKTNLNGSEEEQKEEENEDGEEEGDLIGPPPPPEDCPEVSILKKVEVEIQERKDTKPGIPHVREWDRGKESMFSEWKTRRREERDSEFAPPSAYFGNEKRPRSEKTEMQQKKNSKMSFKWTKGPAEISEGKGEPCPEPKSTPPPPQPQQNPPTPSQPSPSSPVSAPPVNPQHPPPQFYPPFPPPPQFTFPPHLSPHFPTLYPNQYPPHYPPHYPPQYPPQPPPQPTDHSQAQQPPPPGASENLDDMLSFYRNSI, encoded by the exons atggataaaaagaagaaaccatTTGATGTGACAGCTTCATCG CTAGTGGACCTTAAAGCTGAACTGTACAGAAAGCAGGAGCAATTCAAACAAGAGAAACTTGGGCGAGAAACTGCTGGTGCTGGACTCAAACCCAAAGTCAAG AAACCTAATGTGTGGAGCCAACAAAACGCTGGTGTTTCAGCAAGAGCGGAGAAAGATGCAGAACAGCTGTCTGAGGAGCAGAAGAGCATCGATACAGCAAG ACGCAGGCTGGAGGAGAAAGCTAAACTCTATGAGCAGATGACAAAAGGAGACTTTCCAG ATGAAGAGACAGAGGGACTGTTCCTGGTTGATTTCACCCAGAAGATTAttgacaaaaagagagaagcagTTGCACAGAAGGAAATGGAAAGAgttgatgaggatgaggaaagAAGCAGCTCATCTTCTGTCCCCGCTCCTCAAACCCCAGATGAGGAATG GGTGGACTTTGTGGACTCTTTGGGACGATCTCGAAGATGCATGAAGAAAGACCTCCCAGATTTTAAGAAAATGGACCAAGACTTTAAAGGAAAAGG AAAAGCCTCGGCTGAGAAGACTTTACTCTCAGAAGACATGCGTCGAGAGCTGCAGAGGCAGGagtgggagagggaggaagaggaagctaTGAAGAAGCCTGTTGGACCAATCCACTATGAGGATATCAGGGGGCAAG AGGCTCGGGAGCTCGGTGTAGGCTACTATGCGTTTGCTCAGGATGAAGAGCAGCGTAGAAAGCAGAGAGATACTCTGGACATGCTCAGAGATCAG ACAACAGATCAGCGCAATAAGAGGGAAcgactgaaggaaaagaggcaggCCATCCTGCAGGCCCGGCTGGCCAAAGTCAGGCAGAGAAAGATGAAGACAAACCTGAATGGCAgtgaggaagaacagaaagaggaggagaatgaaG atggagaggaggaaggtgacTTAATCGGACCCCCACCTCCCCCCGAAGACTGTCCAGAAGTCAGTATACTGAAGAAGGTGGAAGTGGAGAttcaggaaaggaaggacactAAACCAGGAATTCCTCATGTCAGAGAATGGGACAGAGGCAAAG AGTCTATGTTTAGTGAGTGGAAAACTCGGCGTCGGGAAGAGCGAGATTCAGAGTTTGCGCCTCCCTCTGCATATTTTGGTAATGAGAAGAGACCAAGATCAGAGAAGACTGAGATGCAACAGAAGAAAAATTCCAAAATGTCCTTCAAATGGACAAAAGGCCCAGCAGAAATCTCTGAGGGCAAAGGAGAACCATGTCCAGAACCTAAATctactcctccacctcctcaacCTCAACAAAATCCTCCAACACCTTCACAGCCGTCACCCTCATCTCctgtctctgctcctcctgtcaACCCCCAGCATCCTCCTCCTCAATTTTATCCTCcatttcctcctccacctcagtTTACATTCCCACCTCACCTATCCCCTCACTTTCCCACACTGTACCCAAACCAGTACCCACCCCACTATCCCCCCCATTACCCCCCCCAGTATCCACCTCAGCCGCCCCCACAGCCCACAGACCACAGCCAGGCCCAGCAGCCCCCTCCTCCGGGTGCTTCTGAGAATCTGGATGACATGCTGTCCTTCTACAGGAACTCTATCTGA